The following proteins are encoded in a genomic region of Amycolatopsis sulphurea:
- a CDS encoding ABC transporter ATP-binding protein — MTALTEAPVAIEVDGLTLSGPSGPLVTGVALDVKAGECLGLVGESGSGKTLTVRAIAGLLPRGISRDAGRVDTADARVGMVFQDPMRSLNPTFTIRRTMREPLVQHHALSRKAADSRALELLNDVGITDAQRVADSYPHQLSGGLRQRVLIAAALACDPRVLLCDEPTTALDVTTQATILDLLQRLREERELAMLFVSHDLAVISQVSDRVAVMYAGQIVEAGPTSEILRAPRHAYTAGLLRSSPSAGDPDAPLFAIGGTAPQRIGDLTGCRFAPRCPWAATECTAGPVELTRLGERQSVRCVRPADVAASLSLPAESGGWPRVTEVLDGDS; from the coding sequence CCGGCCCGCTCGTCACCGGCGTCGCGCTCGACGTCAAGGCCGGCGAGTGCCTCGGGCTCGTCGGCGAGTCGGGCTCGGGCAAGACCTTGACCGTCCGGGCCATCGCGGGGCTGCTGCCGCGCGGCATCTCGCGGGACGCGGGGCGCGTCGACACCGCGGACGCGCGGGTCGGGATGGTCTTCCAGGACCCGATGCGGTCGCTCAATCCGACGTTCACCATCCGGCGCACGATGCGCGAGCCGCTGGTCCAGCATCACGCGCTGTCCCGCAAAGCCGCGGACAGCCGTGCTCTCGAGCTGCTGAACGACGTCGGGATCACGGACGCGCAGCGCGTGGCGGACAGCTATCCGCATCAGCTTTCCGGAGGGTTGCGGCAGCGGGTGCTGATCGCGGCCGCGCTGGCCTGCGATCCCCGGGTTCTGTTGTGCGACGAGCCCACGACAGCGCTGGACGTGACCACGCAGGCGACGATCCTCGACCTTCTGCAGCGGTTGCGGGAGGAACGAGAGCTGGCGATGCTCTTCGTCTCGCACGATCTCGCCGTCATCTCCCAGGTCTCCGATCGCGTGGCGGTGATGTACGCCGGCCAGATCGTGGAGGCCGGGCCGACGAGCGAGATCCTGCGTGCCCCGCGCCACGCCTACACCGCCGGGCTGCTGCGGTCGAGCCCGTCCGCCGGTGACCCGGATGCGCCGCTGTTCGCGATCGGGGGCACCGCTCCGCAGCGGATCGGTGACCTCACCGGCTGCCGCTTCGCACCCCGATGTCCTTGGGCGGCAACGGAATGCACGGCCGGGCCGGTCGAGTTAACCCGCCTCGGCGAACGGCAGTCCGTCCGCTGTGTTCGTCCCGCCGATGTCGCGGCGAGTCTTTCGCTGCCGGCCGAGAGCGGCGGCTGGCCGCGCGTCACGGAGGTCCTCGATGGCGATTCTTGA
- a CDS encoding ABC transporter ATP-binding protein, whose translation MAILEIDDVTVTYGATRRLTRRMSTSHLAVDHVSLQVERGQIVGVVGESGSGKSSLAKAVVGLVAPASGEIRLSGQALPARRPRAVRRRMQMVFQDPSSALNPALTVGKVIVELLEIDGLGRSAARGRAVDLIEMVGLPPSMLDVRPGALSGGQRQRASIARALATNPEVIVADEPTSALDVSVQATVLNLLREFTGSLGLAVLFITHDLGVVRRLCDEVAVMQKGRIVERGRTASVFDAATDPYTRQLLASIPVIG comes from the coding sequence ATGGCGATTCTTGAGATCGACGACGTCACGGTGACCTACGGTGCGACCCGTCGCCTCACCCGGCGGATGAGCACCTCGCATCTGGCCGTCGATCACGTGAGCCTGCAGGTGGAACGCGGGCAGATCGTGGGCGTGGTCGGCGAGTCCGGGTCGGGAAAGTCCAGTCTTGCCAAGGCGGTGGTCGGTCTCGTCGCTCCGGCGTCCGGTGAGATCCGGCTCAGCGGCCAGGCGCTCCCGGCCCGGCGTCCGCGTGCGGTGCGGCGCCGGATGCAGATGGTGTTCCAGGATCCGTCCTCGGCCCTGAATCCCGCCCTGACCGTCGGGAAGGTCATCGTCGAACTGCTGGAGATCGACGGGCTGGGCCGCTCGGCGGCGCGCGGCCGGGCCGTCGACCTGATCGAGATGGTGGGTCTGCCGCCGAGCATGCTCGACGTCCGGCCGGGAGCGTTGTCCGGCGGGCAGCGCCAGCGTGCCAGCATCGCGCGGGCACTCGCGACGAATCCCGAGGTGATCGTCGCCGACGAGCCGACGTCCGCGCTCGATGTGTCGGTGCAGGCGACCGTCCTCAATCTGCTGCGCGAGTTCACCGGGTCGCTCGGGCTTGCGGTCCTGTTCATCACCCATGACCTCGGCGTGGTCCGGCGGCTGTGTGACGAGGTCGCCGTCATGCAGAAGGGACGCATCGTCGAGCGAGGACGGACCGCCTCGGTCTTCGACGCCGCGACCGATCCGTACACCCGGCAGCTCTTGGCCTCGATCCCGGTGATCGGCTAG
- a CDS encoding sugar ABC transporter substrate-binding protein — MARKVLIAWGVAAAVLLAGCGGQGTASDQKIKVGLVTQAWDNPAIKDMSNAAEAAAAAKGNIELLSQDSRDMQDMVTKLQAMIGRGVKALGIEPWDKQQIMPILNQAKAANIPVFILQSEIDGAHGKGLVVTSIIGDETAGGTVAGTWLGRQLKGPAKVAVLEGAPADTPGIERANGFVQGLSAANPSAAVVARQPADWARDKALRVTTDILTAHPDVHAVFADNDEMAFGAISALEARNLKGKVPVVGYNGTCIGLRATYQGTFAADGILFLDHVGAEFVNSVVARLDGKTVPEKVEPPITLLTTAQLKQIAEGAKSVEVNGKPFAVDAALAKRVNDAVAGRC; from the coding sequence GTGGCACGCAAAGTGCTCATCGCGTGGGGAGTGGCGGCTGCCGTGCTGCTGGCCGGATGCGGGGGACAAGGGACGGCGAGCGACCAGAAGATCAAGGTCGGGCTGGTGACCCAGGCCTGGGACAACCCGGCGATCAAGGACATGTCCAACGCGGCCGAGGCGGCGGCCGCCGCGAAGGGCAACATCGAGCTGCTCTCCCAGGACAGCCGCGATATGCAGGACATGGTCACCAAGCTGCAGGCGATGATCGGCCGCGGTGTCAAGGCGCTCGGCATCGAGCCCTGGGACAAGCAGCAGATCATGCCGATCCTGAACCAGGCGAAGGCGGCGAACATCCCGGTCTTCATCCTGCAGTCGGAGATCGACGGTGCGCACGGCAAGGGCCTGGTCGTCACCTCGATCATCGGGGACGAGACGGCGGGCGGCACGGTCGCCGGCACCTGGCTCGGCCGGCAGCTGAAGGGCCCGGCGAAGGTCGCGGTGCTCGAAGGTGCCCCGGCCGACACACCCGGCATCGAGCGTGCGAACGGGTTCGTGCAAGGCCTGAGCGCGGCCAACCCGAGCGCGGCCGTCGTCGCCCGGCAGCCGGCGGATTGGGCGCGGGACAAGGCTTTGCGGGTGACGACCGACATCCTGACCGCGCATCCCGACGTGCACGCGGTGTTCGCCGACAACGACGAGATGGCCTTCGGGGCGATCTCGGCGCTCGAAGCCCGCAATCTCAAGGGAAAGGTGCCCGTCGTCGGCTACAACGGCACGTGCATCGGGCTCCGGGCCACCTATCAGGGCACCTTCGCCGCCGACGGAATCCTCTTCCTGGACCATGTCGGTGCGGAGTTCGTGAACTCCGTCGTCGCCCGGCTCGACGGGAAGACCGTGCCCGAGAAGGTCGAGCCGCCGATCACCCTGCTCACCACCGCCCAGCTCAAGCAGATCGCGGAGGGGGCGAAATCGGTCGAGGTGAACGGAAAGCCGTTCGCCGTCGACGCGGCTTTGGCCAAGCGCGTGAACGACGCGGTGGCCGGCCGGTGCTGA
- a CDS encoding sugar ABC transporter ATP-binding protein — MIPATEPAASRKVLAAHQVAKTYGGVYALRDADFTVHSGQVHALLGENGAGKSTLVKILTGVHSPDHGKVLIDGEPVAFHSPLHAERLGIHAIHQHLALVRGLSIVDNFLLGRTHAGDRAGRFGFLDRREAAKVAEEAVAAVGLHVDPFTRVSELSLPQAQLVQIARALTAEAKVLVLDEPTAALTPADRDNLFERLDRLRGDGVGLVYISHRLDEITALCDRATILRDGRIVREMAKDELTVDAMIEAMLDRPVQQLYPPRADGPSGSPVLRVEKLTVAGQPPVGFTVDGGEVLGLTGLVDAGMVPVAEAVCGSRRAESGAVFVDGSESLPRTALEGMRHGIALVPADRSQALVAGLSIAENLALTSSSRAQLASRTRSRFRWLSRRRTRADAVGVIDRFAVDPRRPELATGSLSGGNQQKIVLAKAVSLAPRVLVLVEPTAGVDVGSRAQIYRLLREIAAQGVAVLLVSSDMQEVCGLSDRVCVFRAGAIVAEIPGPTTERDIMGHATRPPAGVQ, encoded by the coding sequence ATGATCCCCGCCACCGAACCGGCCGCGAGCCGGAAAGTGCTTGCCGCGCACCAGGTCGCCAAAACCTACGGCGGTGTCTACGCCCTGCGCGACGCCGACTTCACCGTCCACTCCGGACAGGTTCACGCGCTGCTCGGCGAGAACGGCGCGGGCAAGTCCACGCTGGTGAAGATCCTCACCGGAGTGCACTCGCCCGACCACGGGAAGGTGCTGATCGACGGCGAGCCGGTCGCCTTTCACTCGCCGCTGCACGCCGAGCGCCTGGGCATTCACGCGATTCATCAGCATCTGGCGCTGGTCCGGGGGCTGAGCATCGTCGACAACTTCCTCCTGGGCCGGACCCACGCGGGCGATCGGGCGGGGCGCTTCGGCTTCCTCGACCGGCGCGAGGCCGCCAAGGTCGCCGAAGAGGCGGTGGCCGCGGTCGGGCTGCACGTCGATCCGTTCACGAGGGTCTCCGAGCTGTCCTTGCCGCAGGCCCAGCTCGTGCAGATCGCGCGGGCGTTGACTGCCGAGGCCAAGGTGCTGGTCCTGGACGAGCCGACCGCTGCGCTGACTCCGGCCGATCGCGACAACCTGTTCGAGCGGCTCGATCGGCTCCGCGGCGACGGCGTCGGGCTGGTCTACATCAGCCACCGGCTCGACGAGATCACCGCGCTCTGCGACCGTGCGACGATCCTGCGGGACGGCCGGATCGTCCGCGAAATGGCCAAGGACGAGCTGACCGTCGACGCCATGATCGAGGCGATGCTGGATCGGCCGGTTCAGCAGCTGTACCCGCCGCGTGCGGACGGGCCGTCCGGTTCGCCGGTGCTGCGGGTCGAGAAGCTGACGGTCGCGGGGCAGCCGCCGGTGGGGTTCACGGTCGACGGCGGTGAGGTACTCGGCCTGACCGGTCTGGTGGACGCCGGGATGGTTCCGGTGGCCGAAGCGGTGTGCGGCAGCCGCCGGGCGGAATCGGGCGCGGTGTTCGTGGACGGGTCCGAGTCCTTGCCCCGCACCGCGTTGGAGGGCATGCGGCACGGCATCGCGCTCGTTCCGGCGGACCGTTCGCAAGCGCTGGTCGCCGGTCTGAGCATCGCCGAAAACCTGGCGCTGACCTCGTCGAGCCGGGCACAGCTCGCCTCTCGCACCCGGAGCCGGTTCCGCTGGCTCTCGCGTCGGCGGACCAGGGCCGACGCGGTGGGGGTGATCGATCGCTTCGCGGTCGACCCGCGCCGCCCGGAGCTGGCCACCGGTTCGCTCAGCGGCGGGAATCAGCAGAAGATCGTGCTCGCCAAGGCGGTTTCGCTGGCACCTCGCGTGCTGGTACTCGTCGAGCCGACGGCCGGCGTCGACGTGGGGAGCCGGGCGCAGATCTACCGCCTGCTGCGCGAGATCGCCGCCCAGGGCGTCGCGGTGCTGCTGGTGAGTTCGGACATGCAGGAGGTCTGCGGTCTGAGCGACCGGGTGTGCGTGTTCCGCGCGGGCGCGATCGTTGCGGAGATCCCTGGCCCAACCACCGAGCGGGACATCATGGGGCACGCGACCCGGCCGCCGGCGGGTGTGCAGTGA
- a CDS encoding FadR/GntR family transcriptional regulator, with product MAGPLSGVRDHVVSMIVTGELRPGAALPAERELAIRLGVSRPLVREALRSLEAVNIVESRRGAGTYVTELSPELLLAPLSHAFRLIHGSYLDLFQVRRFLEPAAAAEAAGSVGEDHLAEMDELLAALDELDEDTFPENDLAFHEWIVRQTGNPLLLSIIRGIRDLEFTVLEVTAASARNREQSQIEHRAIGKAIREGDPERAKAAMLLHLARVEDQLRSSAAGSPELAEETQ from the coding sequence ATGGCAGGCCCACTCAGCGGTGTTCGCGATCATGTCGTGTCGATGATCGTCACGGGCGAACTGCGCCCCGGGGCCGCGCTGCCCGCCGAACGGGAACTCGCGATCCGCCTCGGGGTCTCCCGCCCCCTGGTGCGCGAGGCCCTGCGGAGTCTCGAAGCGGTGAACATCGTCGAGTCCCGCCGCGGCGCCGGAACCTACGTCACGGAGCTGAGCCCGGAGCTGCTGCTCGCCCCGCTGAGCCACGCGTTCCGGCTCATCCACGGTTCGTACCTCGACCTGTTCCAGGTGCGGCGGTTCCTGGAACCCGCGGCCGCCGCGGAGGCGGCCGGCTCGGTCGGGGAAGACCACCTCGCCGAAATGGACGAGCTGCTCGCGGCACTCGACGAACTCGACGAGGACACGTTCCCGGAGAACGACCTGGCGTTTCACGAATGGATCGTCCGGCAGACCGGCAATCCGCTGCTGCTCAGCATCATCCGGGGCATCCGGGACCTGGAGTTCACCGTGCTCGAAGTGACCGCGGCGAGCGCACGGAACCGGGAACAGTCGCAGATCGAGCACCGCGCGATCGGCAAGGCGATCCGCGAGGGCGATCCCGAACGCGCCAAGGCGGCGATGCTGCTGCACCTTGCGCGGGTCGAGGATCAGCTGCGCAGTTCCGCGGCCGGGAGCCCGGAGCTGGCCGAAGAAACGCAGTGA
- a CDS encoding Imm1 family immunity protein — translation MVTLEVWYNQEPDNDYSEGDPAIVIETPEELDALIARVQAETKDVAVPSMVECSVAGDPQRGVFDMGIGQAKGFVMFMTPEPVQTHSDGDPGEYVIYDYMAHVREIPASYEVPMDEVRRVAREFLATGTVPTGLTRKIDVK, via the coding sequence GTGGTCACGCTAGAAGTCTGGTACAACCAGGAGCCGGACAACGACTATTCCGAGGGTGATCCGGCAATCGTCATTGAGACGCCGGAGGAACTCGACGCGCTCATTGCACGGGTGCAAGCCGAGACCAAAGATGTTGCGGTGCCGTCAATGGTGGAGTGCTCCGTGGCCGGCGACCCACAGCGCGGCGTGTTCGACATGGGCATCGGGCAGGCAAAGGGCTTTGTCATGTTCATGACACCGGAACCTGTGCAGACACACAGTGACGGCGACCCTGGTGAATACGTCATCTACGACTACATGGCGCACGTACGGGAAATACCAGCCAGTTACGAAGTGCCGATGGACGAGGTGCGACGTGTGGCACGCGAATTCCTGGCAACAGGAACCGTGCCGACGGGCTTGACGCGTAAAATCGACGTCAAGTAA
- a CDS encoding FAD binding domain-containing protein gives MKPSSFLYRAPATLGRALDDLAECAEEGGKVLAGGQSLLPMLNYRLVRPPVLVDLGTVTELAERTITGRGFRLGAMTTTGWLARAAEVRAAWPLLATAASWVGHVQIRSRGTIGGSVAHADPSAEMAATMLLADARITLKSTRGERVEQAGDFFLGYLSTTVEEDEILTHLDFEVPNTGGRWGFEEFAPRHGDFAEAGAALTLPAEDSEERGRAVAFGVADRPFRLPSLETLLTSSTGRLSRRVFDSAVGNDFDAVGTVTAEKREMGAHLVARALRAAGVVVE, from the coding sequence ATGAAGCCCTCGTCGTTCCTGTACCGCGCACCGGCCACGCTCGGGCGCGCGCTCGACGACCTCGCGGAGTGCGCCGAAGAGGGCGGCAAGGTGCTCGCCGGGGGCCAGAGCCTGCTGCCGATGCTGAACTACCGCCTGGTCCGCCCGCCGGTCCTGGTCGACCTCGGCACCGTCACGGAGCTGGCCGAGCGAACGATCACCGGCCGGGGTTTCCGCCTGGGCGCCATGACCACCACGGGCTGGCTCGCACGGGCGGCGGAGGTCCGGGCCGCCTGGCCGCTGCTGGCCACGGCGGCAAGCTGGGTGGGCCACGTCCAGATCCGTTCGCGGGGCACGATCGGCGGCAGCGTGGCGCACGCCGACCCGTCCGCCGAAATGGCGGCGACGATGCTGCTCGCGGACGCCCGGATCACCCTGAAGTCCACCCGCGGCGAGCGCGTGGAGCAGGCCGGCGACTTCTTCCTCGGCTACCTCAGCACCACCGTCGAGGAGGACGAGATCCTCACCCACCTGGACTTCGAGGTCCCGAACACCGGCGGACGCTGGGGCTTCGAGGAATTCGCACCCCGGCACGGCGACTTCGCGGAAGCCGGCGCCGCGCTGACATTACCGGCCGAGGACAGCGAGGAGCGCGGCCGCGCCGTCGCTTTCGGCGTGGCGGATCGGCCGTTCCGGTTGCCCAGCCTCGAAACGCTCCTCACCTCGTCGACCGGACGGCTGTCTCGCAGGGTTTTCGACAGCGCGGTCGGCAACGACTTCGACGCCGTCGGCACGGTTACCGCCGAGAAGCGGGAAATGGGTGCGCACCTTGTCGCGCGTGCGTTGCGGGCGGCGGGGGTTGTCGTCGAGTAG
- a CDS encoding ABC transporter permease: MSATRLPPAQTAEPVPAPVRKRRPVWSRVLASPIAGTSVALIAVCGVLAAIAPDFATVGNVLNILLAASTLTVLACGLTVALIAGEIDLSVGSVEALTGSVAAVMIVTYGIPWPLAIVGGIAAGAAAGFVNGLFLTRFAVPSFVASLAMLSIASGAANLLTNGTSVFGLGSQFGFLGTGKVFGIPVPVLIAAVVAVVLAVTLRRTSFGLDVYAVGGNREAARLSGVGIASIKIKVLVLSGALAGLAGLIIAARLDSGSGTVGTQDLMAAIAAVVIGGTSLNGGVGSIGGSVVGALLIATIQNGLVLMNITAFWQQVAIGSLILIAALLERLSRLTLGGKPA, translated from the coding sequence GTGAGTGCTACTCGACTGCCCCCGGCGCAGACCGCCGAGCCGGTCCCGGCGCCGGTTCGCAAGCGCCGTCCCGTCTGGTCCCGCGTCCTCGCGTCGCCGATCGCGGGAACCTCGGTGGCGCTGATCGCGGTGTGCGGGGTCCTGGCCGCCATCGCGCCCGATTTCGCCACCGTCGGGAACGTGCTGAACATCCTGCTCGCGGCCTCGACCCTGACCGTCCTGGCCTGTGGTCTGACCGTGGCGCTGATCGCCGGCGAAATCGACCTCTCGGTCGGCTCGGTCGAAGCGCTGACGGGGTCGGTGGCCGCGGTCATGATCGTCACCTACGGCATCCCGTGGCCGCTGGCGATCGTCGGCGGGATCGCCGCCGGTGCCGCGGCCGGATTCGTGAACGGCCTCTTCCTCACGAGGTTCGCGGTGCCCTCCTTCGTCGCTTCACTGGCGATGCTGAGCATCGCCAGTGGTGCGGCCAATCTGCTGACCAACGGCACCTCGGTGTTCGGCCTCGGCAGCCAGTTCGGCTTCCTCGGCACCGGAAAGGTGTTCGGCATCCCGGTGCCGGTCCTCATCGCCGCGGTCGTCGCCGTGGTACTGGCGGTGACGCTGCGCCGGACCAGCTTCGGGCTCGACGTCTACGCTGTCGGCGGAAACCGTGAGGCGGCAAGGCTTTCCGGCGTCGGCATCGCGAGCATCAAGATCAAGGTGCTGGTGCTCAGCGGCGCGCTGGCCGGGCTGGCCGGGCTCATCATCGCCGCCCGGCTCGATTCCGGTTCGGGCACCGTCGGCACCCAGGACCTGATGGCGGCGATCGCGGCCGTGGTCATCGGCGGGACCTCGCTCAACGGGGGAGTCGGCAGCATCGGCGGCTCCGTCGTCGGCGCGCTGCTCATCGCCACCATCCAGAACGGCCTGGTGCTGATGAACATCACCGCGTTCTGGCAGCAGGTCGCGATCGGCTCGCTGATCCTCATCGCCGCTCTGCTGGAGCGGCTGTCCCGGCTCACTCTCGGAGGCAAGCCAGCATGA
- the hydA gene encoding dihydropyrimidinase, translating into MTTHQEYDLVIRGGTVVNADTMAAGDVAVRDGKVVRVGTVEGAGADEVDATGCLVVPGAIDVHTHFHHYVGYVGSHNADDYDSGTRAAAAGGITTIINYAFQEEGETLMAAIERDLELARTTANIDYGLHVVVTDDAEKAVAEFPQVVDAGVTSVKVFGAVSGFQLPDAGILEVLRAARDAGMIVNVHAEDGVLIDFLTRTFERRGDLGVEFLPQARPPQAETIATRKIAEYAALLEAPVYFVHLSTEGALDAVRDARKKFGRIFVETRPVYLFLEQSVYQLPDKEGNKYVCLPPIRSATDSAALWEGLQGGEIQTYATDHAPWKAEQKLADAPFWRIPAGVSNLQTSVPMLFSEGVRTGKLDARRFVALTSTNPAKLFGMHPAKGVLAPGADADIAVIDPEDVRRLTVDEMHSNADYDPYEGYECHGWPRFVFSRGVLVAERGNARHNPGRGQYIRRQAGNYDV; encoded by the coding sequence ATGACCACGCACCAGGAGTACGACCTCGTCATCCGGGGTGGCACCGTCGTCAACGCCGACACGATGGCCGCCGGTGACGTCGCCGTCCGCGACGGCAAGGTAGTCCGGGTCGGCACCGTCGAGGGCGCCGGAGCCGACGAGGTCGACGCCACCGGCTGCCTGGTGGTGCCGGGCGCCATCGACGTGCACACCCACTTCCACCACTACGTGGGCTACGTCGGCTCGCACAACGCCGACGACTACGACTCCGGCACCCGCGCCGCCGCCGCGGGCGGGATCACCACCATCATCAACTACGCCTTCCAGGAAGAAGGCGAAACGCTGATGGCCGCCATCGAACGCGACCTCGAACTGGCGAGGACGACGGCGAACATCGACTACGGGCTGCACGTCGTGGTCACCGACGACGCGGAGAAGGCCGTCGCCGAGTTCCCCCAAGTGGTCGACGCCGGGGTGACCAGCGTCAAGGTTTTCGGTGCCGTGTCGGGGTTTCAGCTACCGGACGCGGGAATTCTCGAAGTGCTCCGGGCGGCTCGTGACGCCGGCATGATCGTCAACGTGCACGCCGAGGACGGGGTGCTCATCGACTTCCTCACCCGCACGTTCGAGCGGCGCGGGGACCTGGGCGTCGAGTTCCTGCCCCAGGCGAGGCCGCCGCAGGCGGAAACGATCGCCACGCGCAAGATCGCCGAGTATGCCGCGCTCCTCGAAGCGCCGGTGTACTTCGTGCATCTGAGCACCGAGGGAGCGCTTGACGCGGTCCGCGACGCCCGCAAGAAGTTCGGCCGGATCTTCGTCGAGACGCGCCCGGTGTATCTGTTTCTGGAGCAGAGCGTCTACCAGTTGCCGGACAAGGAAGGCAACAAGTACGTGTGCCTCCCGCCGATCCGGTCTGCCACCGATTCCGCGGCGCTGTGGGAAGGCTTGCAGGGCGGCGAGATCCAGACGTATGCGACCGACCATGCGCCGTGGAAGGCCGAGCAGAAGCTCGCCGACGCACCGTTCTGGCGGATTCCCGCGGGCGTCTCGAACCTTCAGACCAGCGTGCCGATGCTGTTCTCCGAAGGCGTGCGGACGGGCAAGCTCGACGCTCGCCGGTTCGTGGCGCTCACGTCCACCAACCCGGCCAAGCTCTTCGGCATGCATCCGGCCAAGGGCGTGCTCGCGCCGGGTGCCGACGCCGACATCGCGGTGATCGATCCCGAGGACGTCCGGCGGCTCACCGTCGACGAAATGCATTCCAACGCCGACTACGACCCGTACGAAGGGTACGAGTGCCATGGCTGGCCGCGATTCGTCTTCTCTCGTGGGGTCCTGGTCGCCGAGCGCGGCAACGCCCGGCACAATCCGGGGCGCGGCCAGTACATTCGCCGGCAAGCCGGCAACTACGATGTCTGA
- a CDS encoding carbon-nitrogen hydrolase family protein, translated as MSEPPAGDLTVGVVQTPAGGIEPAAVLDLGRTLGRHDLLVFPEMANTPYFPLAGVDPRNRPGPRALPLEEVVDPFRTLAKRLSANLVAGVCFTDGRRVRNAAVVLDRDGRIVAGRGVTSGEYHAVYEKTHLCTVRGYGSTFVEDEHFEAGPELLTWDLDFGRIGVLVCYDRHFPGAWATLTANSADIVAVPTASPQGTEPTFAAEMQAMALQQSAVVAVANRHGREVLGDSDVTYLGQSMVIGPDGRIARIADAGPGTTATGAFAKTAIATTARAMGLRGAQRPDLYTYRPTS; from the coding sequence ATGTCTGAGCCCCCGGCCGGCGACCTCACCGTGGGGGTCGTCCAGACGCCTGCCGGTGGCATCGAACCCGCGGCGGTCCTCGATCTGGGGCGCACCCTCGGGCGGCACGATCTGCTCGTCTTTCCCGAAATGGCGAACACGCCGTACTTCCCGCTGGCCGGAGTCGATCCCCGGAATCGGCCCGGACCACGGGCTCTTCCGCTGGAGGAGGTCGTCGATCCTTTTCGGACACTCGCCAAACGGTTGTCCGCCAACCTGGTCGCCGGCGTCTGCTTCACCGACGGGCGACGGGTGCGCAACGCCGCCGTCGTGCTCGACCGGGATGGCCGGATCGTTGCGGGGAGAGGCGTCACCAGCGGCGAATACCATGCTGTCTACGAGAAAACCCACCTCTGCACGGTGCGTGGCTACGGATCGACGTTCGTGGAGGACGAGCATTTCGAAGCCGGGCCGGAGCTGCTGACCTGGGACCTCGATTTCGGCCGCATCGGCGTGCTCGTCTGTTACGACCGGCATTTTCCTGGCGCATGGGCGACGCTCACCGCCAATTCGGCCGACATCGTCGCGGTCCCCACCGCGTCGCCGCAGGGGACTGAACCGACCTTCGCCGCCGAGATGCAGGCCATGGCGCTGCAGCAGAGCGCCGTCGTGGCGGTCGCGAACCGGCACGGCCGGGAAGTCCTCGGCGACAGCGACGTGACGTACCTGGGCCAGTCCATGGTCATCGGGCCGGACGGGCGGATCGCCCGGATCGCCGACGCCGGACCGGGCACCACGGCGACGGGGGCCTTCGCGAAGACCGCGATCGCGACCACGGCCCGCGCCATGGGCCTGCGCGGCGCACAACGACCGGACCTCTACACCTACCGCCCGACGAGCTGA